The following nucleotide sequence is from Cucumis melo cultivar AY chromosome 1, USDA_Cmelo_AY_1.0, whole genome shotgun sequence.
caaaatgaaaaaaaaaaaattgaaaaattaatattattttgaattacaaataaATACTTTGATTGCATAAAGCAATGatttaattgatttaataattaaaaaaagaaaaaagaaatatgacTTTTAAAGGACAATTTGTAACCAAGGGAAAGTTCAATTTCCCACAGCCCTTtgccaaaaaggaaaaagggagTATTCCCTTTCCAAgtctaaatattatttaaagGTATAGAATAACTTTTTTGgactttttaattttctttttctttttctttcttttatttgaattatatagatttatataatttttcattttgattaattttaaaaaggaaaCATATAATAATGTCACTTTTACATATGATGACACATAAGTATTTATATAGAAGTTAAATAATTGTGATGATGGTCCTATGACTCATGAAGTAATAAATTGTTGCATTTATAACTTACTTACACTATTGTAGAACCAAAGTTATACCAACATTTTACTTTACATCTTTGTGAAAATTGGCATATACTCTTTTTTTGACATAGAAAGTTCAAATATTCTTTCATACTAAAAATATACAAGtaataaaaattacttttttttttaactcatgtagaaaaaaaaaaaacaatcttttTATAGCATGATAGTTGTAAATATAGTAATTGTATTCAAAATAATTCAGTATATAACTCTTTCAAAACGTGTCAGTGATAGATGATAGAAATCTATCACTGAGGTTATATTGCAAATATTTGTTTATCACTAATAAACTATAAGAATCTATCAACGAGATATAAAAGTTTAAGAATTTCTTATAGttgcaattttttaaagatgttgttatatatttatttattattcctaaaattgtTACGCatcataattaaaaatatttttttttgttttcaaatataataaaataagtcaaaaaatttagaaatatattaaaattttagattttattagtTTCAATCCATCGATGTCAATATTGATACTGTCTGTCTATCgatttttattattgatagaatataaaattttattatatttataaatattttcaaccgTTTTGACCCttcaaataatttttcaatatatatatatatatattttttacatttGATATCTTCTAAATAAGTCTATGTTATTGTTTAAAAAGGTTATATTtagtctttttatattttgcaTTTTCTAATAGAATCTATAGTGACCTTTAAAATATTTAGTAAGTGATAAATTTAGAggtttccaaaaaaaaaaaaaaagaagtaataaagaataataaatattttttttatttatacttcataaaaaaattattaaaagataaaattttattacacttcatttttaaatattttgggaAAGTATAAAGTTTTCTTTTCACCTCTTAAAGTGatattttttctcatttatCTTTTTTGCCAATTTACAAAGTATTACTTCACGAAttaatctttttccttttttttttctttgaaaaaaacAGCATAATAATTTGACAAATTATGgtaaatgataaaactattaaaaaatatttacaaaatataacaaattttcaaattatgaTAAGTATTGATAAACTTCCATCAGCGTTGTAGAAGTCTATCAATATCACTAATAACCATTGATAATATATCaaaaaatttgtttatatatattttaattcattttgctatatttgaaaacatattGTTAAATTTTAACATTCCTCCCATATGAAAAATCAAGTTAAAAATTAGGTTTAACTTTTACTGGTCCATGATTTTCAAGTTTGTTTTATATTAGTCTTCATTGAAGTTTCATAATATTTATATGGatacttaaacttttaaatttattctaTTTTGGTTCATATATGTATTCTCATCCtcacttttttttaatctcaattttgtttttctctatTAATCTcttacgttttttttttttggcttacAAGTCACATTACATGTCATACAATATATTCAAAACTATatcattaattttaaaataaaagtaaatattaaattaaaatagttaatattttataaacttaaaagattaaatataaaaattattataaataataaaactgttgaaaatatttacgaatTGAACgtatattatttttcattaatatttAGTATAcgtagaatatgaaattttattataccgtgtaaatattttagtttattttattatatttaaaaaatattccgTCATCACAGtagaagaaaattaaaagtttaaagaataaaattgaCCTAAACAACTTCAACACCATTTCCTTTCTTAGACTATACTCTGAACCAATAATTAAGTACTAAATTTCATAGTTTTGTTAGATTTTTAAAAACAAGAAAcccattttcctttctttatatatatatgaaaagaaCTATAAAAAGAGCTTTGCCGCAAAATCTTGAGCCACTCATAAGGCCAACAAAATTCCGACGAATTGGAGTAAGCAAGAGGTTGAAGGAGAACAATGAGCTTTTTGGCTGGAAGATTGGCCGGCAAAGAGGCGGCATACTTTATTCAAGAATCCAAACATGCCGTTGGTCGTCTTGCCCAAAAAAACACCGCCCAGAAATTCCCCGCCAAATCACCGCCTTCTTCCCATTCTCTGGCCGACGGTGAACCGCAAGCCGACATTCTTCCTGAAGTCTTAAGGCACTCTCTGCCCTCTAAAATCTTCAGGGAGGAATCTGCAAACTCCAGTGGATCCTTCTCTACTTCCAAATGGGTTCTTCCCTCTGACCCTAATTACCGCTCTGTCTCTTCAGATGCTCTTAACCCTCTTAGGGCTTTCCTCTCCCTTCCCCAGGTTACATTCGGCCCCAAAAGGTTTTGTTTCCTTCCACAATTCATTCTATTTTCTAATTGATATGTTTTGGTTGTTCATGAAAATGCAGAATTTCGAAATGAAACCTCCAATTCTGCTCTGTGTAATTGGGTTTAGTTTCGATTAACTGGATTTTGATAGACCATCCTTATTAGACGTGGTTtgattttcttgtttttttgttcatttccGTGGTGCAAATTTACTTTGTGCTGTACAATGGGGATTGGGAAATCATTTTATTTCTGGGCCACAAGTGTAGGCATGTGCCTTTGATGGAAGAAACAGTAAGTGGTGTAGATTTTTGAGGTGCTGATTGTTGAAACAAGATGTCAATCCTATAATGATTCTGATGCACCTGGAAAGTAAATAGTATCCATtaagttgaattttttttatttgctgCTCAAAAAGTTGATTGCACAAGTAACAGTTTGTATCACTTGATATTGGGAAGTGTTTTGTTTCATCCTTCGTATATGGACGATTGAGGAAGGCTTCTCTGAGGTTGGTGACTTTTGTGGTTTGAGGGAGTTGAGAAATAGGAGAACTTTTAGAGTAGAGATGTTTGGGGTTGGTGGAATACAACTAAGTACAACACACCCCTGTATCTTTGTCTAAAGAGTTTTAAACTGTCTTTTGAAGTTTCCCATCAAAATAACTACATTTTGCTCTTATCTTCAACGGTTGAGccatatttttttattcttcttttgtttttgtctGTTCTTTGGTTTTGTATTGTTCTGTTGGTTTGAACTTTTTCTGTTTGTCTTTTTTTCTGTCTTACCATCTGTGTTGTTTTATTTTCTCTATAAAGTTCTGTTTCTCATGaaaaagttttagttgatgcaGGTGGGAATTGCCTCAATCTGAGAACTCAATATTGGCCTCAACTGCTAACGATTTGCGGACCGACAAACATACTCCTATGAATCCTGAGAAGTTGAAAGCTGCTGCTGAAGGCCTTGCTCATGGTAACCcctaaaagaatttttttttttttccaatttctcCCTCATCCTAATCAATAGACCTTTGGTTGTCATGTAGTTGGAAAGGCGTTTGCTGTAGCTACTGCGCTTGTCTTTGGTGGTGCCACCTTGATCTTTGGATTCACCATGTCCAAGCTAGATGTCAACAATGTAAACGTGGATTGGATGTCTTAACTTTTGGTGGTTTTTGTACACGCACAGACGTTTCCATTTAACTCAGGTCATGGCAACTTTATTTTTTGACAGGCAAGCGAGATTCAAACAAAAGGAAAAAGCATGATTGAACCAAAGATGGAAATGATTAGACAGCAATTTGTTCCCTTCAAAGTCTGGGTATGTTGTATCATTTAAATGATTCTCACTGAATTCACCTGTTACTGGGTCTTACTTTTGCCAGTTCTTTATCTAACcaagggttttttttttgagttttaGGCTGATGATGTATCAAAAAAATGGCATGTGGAAAGAGATAATGATATCAAAGAGAAGCCTCTCATAAAGGAACTCTCAAAGATTTTGGGTGCCAAGACTCCCAACTAAACTGCACAATTTTTCTTAACCTTTTGTTGTTCATCTAGTGTAAATCTGTAAATAATAGAGTATCATTTTCTTATTCCCATCTTTACAAATGGAGTATAGAATGTTGCTGTTTGCTAGCTAAGTAATACTAATACGCAAGATCGATGTTGATATCATGCCTGAGGCGAAAATATAGAACTTCCCAACTTCCTATTTCTTTCTCAAACTTGTTCTTCATAGCTTATAATCTAAACCAGCTCCATACTTCCAGGCCTCAAGTCGTCGTTTCCACTCAAAAGTCATCTTTGGCGTTAGTGAACTTAGGAATGACCTTGAAAAATGCACAATTTGGTAAAGTTATAGGAGAAATATGAACCGAAGATCACAAATACAAGAACGTTTCacgaaaagaaaagggaaaaatgtTAGCTTTGTTTGACATAACCACTAGGAACCGTTTACCTTACAATTGGGTCGACAAATGTTGAGAGAAACGTGTAGTAGCCAAGCATGCCAAAATGCCCAATCCAATCAAGCAGCACCGGGATGCCGACCTAGAGCTCAATAAAACACAATTCATATCCATATAACAATTCAAACTCAAGACCTATGCGGAAACTGAGTCAACAAAGAAATAGAAAAGTTTCAATAAACTCAAATTATAATGAACTTATAACTCACCTGTTTGAATATTGATGGAAGAAGTTGAGGTTTGGTTAACATAACTAGACCTAGGGTTTGGGTAAGAGGTACAAACTGTACAACATCCTGCCAAAGTAGGAAGAACAAAATGAATTATCGTTTAAGCCATGTTTGGTTGAACTAATGGAGGTATAGAATTTTCAAAAGTCAAAAAACCAAATGATTATCATTTGTAACCTAAATAAATCAAAGAGCAAATATGACCTGAAGGAATGGTCTTAGCACTGGATCCCCCAATCTCTGTGGAGAGACAAAACAGAGAACAAAAGAGAACAATAGTTTTTTATATCTGAATTCAATAAATTATGAGGATTGTTCCATTAGTGTTTATAAGCTTACCTGCATACTCTGGAAATTTACATGAAGAAGCTCATTGATGAAATATGGAGAAATGTCTGATCGTTGCTTTGCTGACATAGCTCTTTGAAACAACCATGAACTACTTAAATTTGGCTGTAGTAAAGATTTATGCTTTAGATACTGTGTAGTTATGATAAGGGCAAAGTAAATATCTAGCCAGAATTCAGCATATTAACCAACCATATAAGGATTCAGCAGTGATAGGCTCTTGGAGTCAAGGAAGTTTTCGGTTACAGCTTCATATATGCCTTTTGAAATCAACAAGATATGAAATTTTGTAACTCTTGTGATCCCTATCATCTCTACGATAAGCATGTAACCAATACTTTAGTTTTAAGACAATACCAATTGAGAGCCTCCCAAGGTGCCTAGTCAAGCTTCCAAAGCCACCAAATGAAACAGGTGACTGAATGCCACTTGCATCTCCGAACTAAAGAGAAAGATAATTCAGTACTCTTTACAGATATAGCGTTTGACAATCAATCTTTTTTCAGGTTTTAAAATGCTAAGTACTTATTACCTGAAGGACACGATCGAAAGCAGCTGGCAGCGGGCTGATTAAGTCGGGTAGGTTAGATACTAGATATTGTATTGTACCATCGCAGGAACAAAAAGAAACAAGGACTTTATAGAAAAAGGTTTATGATTATGAGAAGATCACTAAGTTTCTCATTACTGCTCAAAACCATTGTACCTGTCACGATAAGTCGGAAAGATGCCATATATAATTCTCAATATCTTCAAGTCATCAAGTGAGACTCCCTACCATGAAGTAAGTTTACAACAATCATAAAATTCACTGAAGTCTACAAGGGGAATGAATAAGATCATATTGAAACCAACAGGATATGTAAACTAGAAGAAAACCTGATAATTTGGCATTAAATCCCAGTATTCTTCTAAAAGTTCTTCAAGTTTTGGCGATCCTGGTTGAGGATCGATGTATGTGAACATGTAAGTAGTTCGATCTACCGGACCAGACCCGGCTGGAAACGCCTGTGAAATTGTAAGAGAACTTGAATCTTCAGCATCAAAAGATCTAATTATTGCTGCCACAGAAACAAAGCTTACTCACCTCCCAGAAAAGTTGAACTTCCGAGCTCCCAACCTTTCTTAAGGATGAGCTGCTGTAAATTACATCACTGGTCGAGTTATCTTTAAATCCACGAGCACAAGATCCAACAACTAAACAAACACCATCAGGCTTCCTCCCACTTCTTATCTACAACATGACTACATGCAACATTGTGAGGCAATAAATGGGTTATGCAGCATTCATATGTTACAAACTGTCTGAACTAAGCTAGAACTATACCTGTTTCACCACGGGTGAAAAATTCCCCATTGCATCGATAGTGAGTTGGGAAGATAAAATGTTCCCATCAGAAAGTTGCATCACCTTTGAAAAGAAAGGaacaatataataaaataaactcgCAGCTTTAGTAATCTGTTTCTCCGAACAAGTTGATTACTTCTCTGAACTTGGATTCCTTTGATCATTGATGCAATAAATGGTAGTATTACAATATTGTGTAAGCAATAATGACCGATTTTCTAGCTAGCAATATCTCTCATTTTACTTTGATATGACAGCAAGATCAAATTATTACTACCATAAATTAACTCACAGTCGTATCATCATATACGCAAATGCTTGAAACGTTGCATCCCTCAAAGATGACTCCACCCAGGGAAATGAAACGTCTCTTCACAATCTCTATAAGCTTCTCTGGTCTGCAATGGTAGAATAAGAGATTCAGATTTACAGATTAAGTTTCGATATATATAagtaagaagaaagaagaaactcaCGAGACACCAAGATTGAGAATGTTTTCAACCCAGATTTCGCCTTTCC
It contains:
- the LOC103495622 gene encoding uncharacterized protein LOC103495622, which codes for MSFLAGRLAGKEAAYFIQESKHAVGRLAQKNTAQKFPAKSPPSSHSLADGEPQADILPEVLRHSLPSKIFREESANSSGSFSTSKWVLPSDPNYRSVSSDALNPLRAFLSLPQVTFGPKRWELPQSENSILASTANDLRTDKHTPMNPEKLKAAAEGLAHVGKAFAVATALVFGGATLIFGFTMSKLDVNNASEIQTKGKSMIEPKMEMIRQQFVPFKVWADDVSKKWHVERDNDIKEKPLIKELSKILGAKTPN
- the LOC103495621 gene encoding uncharacterized protein LOC103495621 isoform X2 yields the protein MDISAMASVHLRAHNLLVRNPYGRSCFHRRLAAKLQKKFKIQANIETKVASSRTQRIMEGISVTGEVGGAGGAYSYNALKKLDQIWSRICSDDREIPEAAQEVVRRVSGAFSRSDLEEKAIDTFDVLVCGGTLGVFIATALSLKGLRVGIVERNVLKGREQEWNISRKELLELVEVGVITEDEIEQATAMKFNPNRCAFEGKGEIWVENILNLGVSPEKLIEIVKRRFISLGGVIFEGCNVSSICVYDDTTVMQLSDGNILSSQLTIDAMGNFSPVVKQIRSGRKPDGVCLVVGSCARGFKDNSTSDVIYSSSSLRKVGSSEVQLFWEAFPAGSGPVDRTTYMFTYIDPQPGSPKLEELLEEYWDLMPNYQGVSLDDLKILRIIYGIFPTYRDSPLPAAFDRVLQFGDASGIQSPVSFGGFGSLTRHLGRLSIGIYEAVTENFLDSKSLSLLNPYMPNLSSSWLFQRAMSAKQRSDISPYFINELLHVNFQSMQRLGDPVLRPFLQDVVQFVPLTQTLGLVMLTKPQLLPSIFKQVGIPVLLDWIGHFGMLGYYTFLSTFVDPIVIPKFTNAKDDF
- the LOC103495621 gene encoding uncharacterized protein LOC103495621 isoform X1 encodes the protein MDISAMASVHLRAHNLLVRNPYGRSCFHRRLAAKLQKKFKIQANIETKVASSRTQRIMEGISVTGEVGGAGGAYSYNALKKLDQIWSRICSDDREIPEAAQEVVRRVSGAFSRSDLEEKAIDTFDVLVCGGTLGVFIATALSLKGLRVGIVERNVLKGREQEWNISRKELLELVEVGVITEDEIEQATAMKFNPNRCAFEGKGEIWVENILNLGVSPEKLIEIVKRRFISLGGVIFEGCNVSSICVYDDTTVMQLSDGNILSSQLTIDAMGNFSPVVKQIRSGRKPDGVCLVVGSCARGFKDNSTSDVIYSSSSLRKVGSSEVQLFWEAFPAGSGPVDRTTYMFTYIDPQPGSPKLEELLEEYWDLMPNYQGVSLDDLKILRIIYGIFPTYRDSPLPAAFDRVLQFGDASGIQSPVSFGGFGSLTRHLGRLSIGIYEAVTENFLDSKSLSLLNPYMPNLSSSWLFQRAMSAKQRSDISPYFINELLHVNFQSMQRLGDPVLRPFLQDVVQFVPLTQTLGLVMLTKPQLLPSIFKQVGIPVLLDWIGHFGMLGYYTFLSTFVDPIVRSFLSSLTPKMTFEWKRRLEAWKYGAGLDYKL
- the LOC103495621 gene encoding uncharacterized protein LOC103495621 isoform X3, producing the protein MGVIKDMKNHNRTVLKRIMEGISVTGEVGGAGGAYSYNALKKLDQIWSRICSDDREIPEAAQEVVRRVSGAFSRSDLEEKAIDTFDVLVCGGTLGVFIATALSLKGLRVGIVERNVLKGREQEWNISRKELLELVEVGVITEDEIEQATAMKFNPNRCAFEGKGEIWVENILNLGVSPEKLIEIVKRRFISLGGVIFEGCNVSSICVYDDTTVMQLSDGNILSSQLTIDAMGNFSPVVKQIRSGRKPDGVCLVVGSCARGFKDNSTSDVIYSSSSLRKVGSSEVQLFWEAFPAGSGPVDRTTYMFTYIDPQPGSPKLEELLEEYWDLMPNYQGVSLDDLKILRIIYGIFPTYRDSPLPAAFDRVLQFGDASGIQSPVSFGGFGSLTRHLGRLSIGIYEAVTENFLDSKSLSLLNPYMPNLSSSWLFQRAMSAKQRSDISPYFINELLHVNFQSMQRLGDPVLRPFLQDVVQFVPLTQTLGLVMLTKPQLLPSIFKQVGIPVLLDWIGHFGMLGYYTFLSTFVDPIVRSFLSSLTPKMTFEWKRRLEAWKYGAGLDYKL